From one Triticum aestivum cultivar Chinese Spring chromosome 4B, IWGSC CS RefSeq v2.1, whole genome shotgun sequence genomic stretch:
- the LOC123093682 gene encoding pullulanase 1, chloroplastic-like — MAVEVDSTWKRGAAAFLDDPFEVLQAKRGRCSPSATAASVADLGINMQFDPVEALQSVFPGADPQVTQKFPFINSYRVFRVPSSVVVGSLVKCQLVVASFSADGKHVDVTGLQLPGMLDDMFAYTGPLGAIFSEDSVSLHLWAPTTQDVSVWFLDGPPALL; from the exons atggcggtggaggtcgACAGCACCTGGAAGCGCGGGGCGGCGGCCTTCCTGGACGACCCCTTCGAGGTGCTGCAGGCGAAGCGGGGCCGGTGCTCACCGTCCGCCACCGCGGCCTCGGTTGCCGACCTCGGCATCAACATGCAGTTCGACCCCGTCGAGGCGCTCCAGTCCGTCTTCCCCGGCGCCGATCCGCAG GTGACCCAGAAGTTCCCTTTCATCAACAGTTACAGAGTGTTTAGAGTTCCGAGCTCTGTCGTCGTCGGCAGCCTTGTGAAATGCCAACTGGTCGTCGCTTCTTTCAGTG CTGACGGGAAACACGTAGATGTTACTGGACTGCAATTACCCGGCATGCTGGATGACATGTTTGCATACACAGGACCGCTCGGTGCGATTTTCAGCGAGGACTCTGTGAGCCTGCACCTTTGGGCTCCTACAACACAG GATGTGAGTGTGTGGTTCTTAGATGGTCCGCCGGCCCTGCTCTAG